Proteins found in one Clostridium kluyveri DSM 555 genomic segment:
- a CDS encoding tRNA1(Val) (adenine(37)-N6)-methyltransferase — protein sequence MNNNLLKDNETLDDLQLKGLCIIQKKDAFRFGVDAVLLANFARVKRGARVIDLCSGTGIVPFILSGKTQAGKIIGIEIQKDMVEMSIRTVKFNNMENIIEFVNRDLKDLNYLKSIPKADVVTVNPPYKLKGSGIINSKEKNAIARHEICCELEDVIRAAKTVLRDNGKFYMIHRPDRMADIICTMRQHGIEPKFIRMVQPSVNKAPNMLLIEGQNNGGRFLKWGVPVYIRELDGSYSKEIDEIYGR from the coding sequence GTGAATAATAATTTATTAAAAGATAATGAAACTTTAGATGATTTACAATTGAAAGGATTATGTATTATACAAAAAAAAGATGCTTTTAGGTTTGGGGTGGATGCAGTACTGCTTGCTAATTTTGCTAGAGTAAAAAGGGGAGCAAGGGTAATTGACTTATGCAGTGGCACGGGAATAGTTCCATTTATATTATCCGGAAAAACACAGGCAGGTAAAATAATAGGCATAGAAATACAAAAAGATATGGTAGAGATGTCCATAAGAACTGTGAAGTTTAATAATATGGAAAATATCATAGAGTTTGTTAATAGAGATTTAAAAGATTTAAATTATTTAAAGAGTATACCTAAAGCAGATGTAGTTACAGTTAATCCACCTTATAAATTGAAAGGCTCTGGAATAATAAATTCAAAAGAAAAAAATGCTATTGCTAGACATGAAATATGTTGTGAATTAGAAGATGTTATAAGGGCAGCTAAAACTGTATTAAGAGATAATGGTAAATTTTACATGATACATAGACCGGATAGAATGGCAGATATCATTTGTACTATGAGACAGCATGGGATAGAACCTAAATTCATAAGAATGGTTCAACCCAGTGTAAATAAAGCTCCTAACATGCTGCTTATAGAAGGACAAAATAATGGAGGACGATTTTTAAAATGGGGCGTGCCTGTATATATACGTGAGTTAGATGGAAGTTATAGTAAAGAAATTGATGAAATATATGGAAGATAA
- a CDS encoding OmpA/MotB family protein produces MKKKKKHAEENTERWLLTYSDLITLLMIFFVVMYSMSNISASKYKQVAESLKMSMGGGKSVIGSDDTSSIKETVDPEETQQTDTDDQEKKLSELKSEVDKYLQNSEMSGSVSTSINERGLIVSMNDSLLFDTGKADIKPEFQQKLVEIGKILNQLGNYMRIEGHTDNIPISNNQYSSNWKLSCDRASNVTEFLIKSAGIEPEKLSAIGYGEYRPVGDNSTDEGKAKNRRVDIVILNSKFNAVEENGINSNSTNK; encoded by the coding sequence ATGAAAAAGAAAAAAAAGCATGCGGAAGAAAATACAGAAAGATGGCTGCTTACTTATTCCGATTTAATAACTTTACTTATGATATTTTTTGTTGTAATGTATTCTATGAGCAATATAAGTGCATCTAAATATAAGCAGGTAGCAGAATCTTTAAAGATGTCTATGGGTGGAGGAAAAAGTGTAATAGGAAGTGATGATACTTCAAGTATAAAAGAAACTGTAGATCCTGAAGAAACACAGCAAACTGATACAGATGATCAGGAAAAGAAATTATCTGAACTGAAATCAGAAGTGGATAAATATCTGCAAAATAGTGAAATGAGTGGAAGTGTATCTACCAGCATAAATGAAAGAGGACTTATTGTAAGTATGAACGATAGTTTGTTGTTTGATACAGGAAAAGCCGATATAAAACCGGAGTTTCAGCAAAAACTTGTAGAAATAGGTAAAATTTTAAATCAGCTTGGAAATTATATGAGGATAGAAGGACATACAGATAACATTCCTATTAGTAATAATCAATATTCTTCTAATTGGAAGTTATCCTGTGACAGGGCATCTAATGTTACTGAGTTTCTTATAAAAAGTGCTGGAATTGAACCAGAAAAATTATCTGCAATTGGCTATGGGGAATATAGACCTGTGGGAGATAATTCCACAGATGAAGGCAAAGCTAAGAATAGAAGAGTTGATATAGTTATATTAAATAGCAAATTTAATGCAGTTGAGGAAAATGGTATTAATAGTAATTCCACTAATAAATAG
- a CDS encoding flagellar motor protein gives MDISVILFLIFGLLALGGGFILDGGHLSALLGPTAAMIVFGGTIGAVGVSFPLDLLKRIPKMVKVMISPPKTELPSLISYFKDVSYRTRKNGLLSLEGEISSDPNLDPFIKKGLQLVVDGVDPQAVRSILELELESTSERHRQGAAVFQSAGGYSPTMGIVGTVMGLVHVLGNLEDPSTLGPKIAVAFLATLYGIGAANLIWLPIANRLNVLDDKEVKEKTLIVEGILYIQEGINPNTIAEKLKSFLNKEELVRFEEMDGKQQL, from the coding sequence ATGGATATATCTGTTATTTTATTCTTGATTTTTGGACTATTAGCCCTAGGTGGGGGATTCATACTAGATGGGGGACATCTTTCAGCTCTTTTGGGGCCTACGGCAGCTATGATAGTATTTGGTGGAACAATTGGGGCTGTAGGGGTGTCTTTTCCTTTAGATCTACTAAAAAGAATTCCAAAAATGGTTAAAGTTATGATAAGTCCTCCAAAAACGGAGTTGCCTTCTTTAATATCCTATTTTAAAGATGTATCTTATAGAACCAGGAAAAATGGGCTTTTAAGTTTAGAAGGAGAAATATCTAGTGATCCTAATCTAGATCCTTTCATAAAAAAAGGATTACAGCTTGTGGTAGATGGAGTAGATCCTCAAGCAGTTAGGAGCATATTGGAGTTAGAATTAGAATCTACCTCAGAAAGACATAGACAGGGAGCAGCTGTATTTCAAAGTGCGGGTGGATATTCTCCTACTATGGGTATAGTAGGTACAGTTATGGGACTAGTTCATGTTTTGGGTAATTTAGAAGATCCGTCTACATTAGGACCTAAGATAGCAGTAGCATTTTTAGCAACATTATATGGTATTGGTGCAGCTAATCTTATATGGCTTCCTATAGCTAATAGATTAAATGTTCTCGATGATAAAGAAGTAAAAGAGAAAACTTTGATAGTTGAAGGAATATTATACATACAAGAAGGAATAAATCCGAATACCATAGCAGAGAAATTGAAGAGCTTTTTAAATAAAGAAGAATTAGTTAGATTTGAAGAAATGGATGGTAAACAGCAATTATGA
- a CDS encoding DUF362 domain-containing protein, producing the protein MAYKITDACMNCGACASECPVECISQGDTQFLIDDGTCIDCGSCASVCPVGALVQAD; encoded by the coding sequence ATGGCATATAAAATTACAGATGCATGTATGAATTGTGGAGCATGTGCTTCAGAATGTCCAGTTGAATGCATAAGTCAAGGAGATACTCAATTTTTAATAGATGATGGTACATGTATAGATTGTGGAAGCTGTGCTAGTGTCTGTCCTGTAGGAGCACTAGTTCAAGCGGACTAG
- a CDS encoding heavy-metal-associated domain-containing protein, which produces MKSVFKIPNIRNNRDVNNIRKVISNNEGVIACQINTQKCEVSIVYDDYFITEDKIIQCLEDVGYAVF; this is translated from the coding sequence ATGAAATCTGTATTTAAAATTCCTAATATACGTAATAATAGAGATGTAAATAATATAAGAAAAGTTATTTCTAATAATGAAGGAGTAATAGCATGTCAGATAAATACACAAAAATGTGAGGTAAGTATAGTATATGATGATTACTTCATAACAGAAGATAAAATAATACAATGTCTTGAAGATGTGGGTTATGCGGTGTTCTAA
- a CDS encoding PSP1 domain-containing protein, with translation MVTVVGVRFKKAGKIYYFSPDNLNIKKYDNIIVETARGVEFGKCVIAPKAISESNIVSPLKNVLRVATEEDIKKHNENKEKESEAFKVCIEKIQQHDLKMKLIDVEYTFDNNKVIFYFTADGRVDFRELVKDLASIFRTRIELRQIGVRDEAKMVGGLGPCGRTMCCSTFLGDFVPVSIKMAKEQNLSLNPTKISGMCGRLMCCLNYEQDTYERIRKKLPKVGSIVDTSYGQGEVTSNSVVKEMIKVKIRVKDGEDVIKDISIHDVHMISGGFEGNINEDEIKIDIEAEDEDIIKHLFNED, from the coding sequence ATGGTAACAGTTGTAGGAGTGCGATTTAAAAAGGCTGGGAAAATATATTATTTTTCACCGGATAATTTAAATATAAAAAAATATGACAACATAATAGTGGAAACGGCTAGAGGTGTAGAATTTGGCAAATGTGTTATAGCTCCTAAGGCTATAAGTGAAAGTAATATAGTTTCACCACTTAAAAATGTATTGAGGGTGGCTACAGAAGAAGATATAAAAAAACATAATGAAAATAAGGAAAAAGAAAGTGAAGCATTTAAAGTATGTATTGAAAAAATACAACAGCATGATTTGAAAATGAAACTTATAGATGTAGAATATACTTTTGATAATAATAAAGTTATATTTTATTTTACTGCAGATGGAAGAGTAGATTTTAGAGAATTGGTAAAAGATCTTGCTTCAATATTCAGAACCCGAATAGAACTTAGACAAATAGGAGTAAGAGATGAGGCTAAAATGGTGGGAGGTCTTGGACCTTGTGGCAGAACCATGTGCTGTTCTACTTTTTTAGGAGATTTTGTGCCTGTTTCTATAAAAATGGCTAAAGAACAAAATTTGTCCTTAAATCCTACAAAAATATCAGGCATGTGTGGAAGGCTTATGTGCTGTTTAAATTATGAACAGGATACTTACGAGAGAATAAGAAAGAAATTACCTAAGGTAGGTTCCATTGTGGATACATCATATGGACAGGGGGAAGTTACAAGTAATTCTGTGGTAAAAGAGATGATTAAAGTAAAAATAAGAGTTAAGGATGGAGAAGATGTTATAAAGGATATATCTATACATGATGTTCACATGATATCTGGGGGATTTGAAGGAAATATAAATGAGGATGAAATAAAGATTGATATAGAAGCTGAAGATGAGGATATAATTAAACACTTATTTAATGAGGACTAG
- a CDS encoding DNA polymerase III subunit delta' — protein sequence MSFYRIIGHDMIKSQIENSIKLNRLSHASIFVGEDGLGKSLFAEELAIKILGKNEIKRYVDIIELKLFKNKKSIGIEEIKYIIEEINKKPYEGDKKVIILYNSDKITETAQNAVLKTIEEPPKGSFIILLCEKLDGILDTVKSRCQIYKLNRLNSKDMKKFLNNKFPGLYEQELNSIMAFSDGIPGRAEKFISSSVLKEIRNITIKIFRKLYDEDINITLEFPNYLFKEKDNWEEILTCMLSYIRDVLIYKETGNSDLIINRDKFQELKAIGEMFSFNKLNAIIDIIGSIREKIDKNVNPTLVFDSMLMKMQEV from the coding sequence GTGAGTTTTTATAGGATAATAGGTCATGATATGATAAAATCTCAGATAGAAAATTCTATAAAGCTGAATAGACTTTCTCATGCCAGTATTTTTGTAGGAGAAGATGGACTTGGAAAGAGTTTGTTTGCTGAAGAATTAGCCATAAAAATACTAGGTAAAAATGAAATTAAACGATATGTAGATATAATAGAACTTAAGTTATTTAAAAATAAAAAATCTATTGGTATAGAAGAAATAAAATATATAATAGAGGAGATTAATAAAAAACCATATGAAGGTGACAAAAAAGTAATAATACTATATAATTCTGATAAAATTACGGAAACTGCTCAGAATGCAGTATTGAAAACTATAGAAGAACCACCAAAAGGAAGTTTTATTATACTATTGTGTGAGAAGCTGGATGGAATTTTAGATACAGTAAAATCCAGATGTCAGATATATAAACTTAATAGGCTAAATTCAAAAGATATGAAAAAATTTTTGAATAATAAATTCCCTGGATTGTATGAACAAGAATTAAATTCTATTATGGCTTTTAGTGATGGTATACCTGGAAGAGCAGAAAAATTTATTTCAAGTTCAGTTTTAAAAGAAATAAGGAATATAACTATAAAAATATTTAGGAAATTATATGACGAAGATATAAATATTACTTTAGAATTTCCTAATTACTTATTTAAAGAAAAAGATAACTGGGAAGAGATACTTACCTGTATGTTGTCTTATATACGTGATGTTCTCATATATAAGGAAACAGGTAATAGTGATTTGATTATAAATAGGGATAAGTTTCAAGAGCTAAAAGCTATAGGAGAAATGTTTTCATTCAATAAATTAAATGCTATTATTGATATTATAGGAAGTATTAGGGAAAAAATAGATAAAAATGTAAATCCAACTTTGGTTTTTGATTCTATGCTGATGAAAATGCAGGAGGTATAA
- a CDS encoding cyclic-di-AMP receptor: MKLIIAIVQDDDAADLLKVLTEHEFKVTKLATTGGFLKAGNTTLMIGVEEDGVDKVVAYIEQVCKTRKQVITAPSSVASATGIYMPYSMEIEVGGANIFVIDVDKFIKI; encoded by the coding sequence GTGAAATTAATCATAGCTATTGTTCAAGATGATGATGCAGCAGATTTATTAAAAGTTTTAACGGAACATGAATTTAAAGTGACTAAACTTGCTACTACAGGAGGATTTTTAAAAGCAGGCAATACAACTTTAATGATAGGGGTAGAAGAAGATGGCGTAGATAAAGTGGTAGCTTATATTGAACAGGTATGTAAAACTAGAAAACAAGTTATAACTGCTCCTTCTTCAGTTGCAAGTGCTACAGGGATATATATGCCTTATTCCATGGAAATAGAAGTTGGAGGAGCAAATATATTTGTAATAGATGTGGATAAGTTTATTAAAATCTAG
- a CDS encoding dTMP kinase produces MESLKGKLIVIEGCDGSGKATQTRKLYNRLLDEKYNVKKVEYPNYNSESSALVKMYLNGDFGENPEDVSAYVASTFYGVDRFASYKTQWKKFYEGGGIVLSDRYTTSNMVHQASKIDNIEEKDKFLKWLWDFEFNIFKLPVPDCVIFLDMPPEYSKNLMIERNNKFTGNAKKDIHESNYEYLINSYNNAVYVADKYGWNKISCIENDRINTVNEIHKNIYSLVKYILM; encoded by the coding sequence ATGGAATCATTAAAAGGGAAACTTATAGTTATAGAAGGATGTGATGGCAGTGGCAAAGCTACACAGACCAGAAAACTTTATAATAGACTTTTAGATGAAAAATACAATGTGAAAAAAGTAGAATATCCTAATTACAATAGTGAATCATCTGCTCTGGTAAAAATGTACTTAAATGGAGATTTTGGAGAAAATCCTGAAGATGTAAGTGCCTATGTTGCATCTACCTTTTATGGGGTAGATAGGTTTGCTTCTTATAAAACACAGTGGAAAAAATTCTATGAAGGTGGAGGCATAGTTCTATCAGATAGGTATACTACATCCAATATGGTACATCAGGCTTCCAAAATTGATAATATAGAAGAAAAAGATAAATTTTTAAAATGGCTGTGGGATTTTGAATTCAATATATTTAAGCTGCCAGTACCTGATTGTGTAATATTCTTAGATATGCCTCCTGAGTATAGTAAAAATCTCATGATTGAGAGGAATAATAAATTTACAGGTAACGCCAAAAAAGATATACATGAGAGTAATTATGAATATTTAATTAATTCATATAATAATGCAGTATATGTAGCAGATAAATATGGGTGGAATAAAATTTCTTGTATAGAAAATGATAGAATAAACACAGTAAATGAAATTCATAAAAATATATATAGTTTAGTAAAATATATATTGATGTAA
- a CDS encoding aminotransferase class I/II-fold pyridoxal phosphate-dependent enzyme: MSELPLLEGVLKYIEENNISFCMPGHKNGRGFFNTSIGRNFIDNILKFDITEVDGVDNLHNPKSIILDASERLRDFYGSKKSYFLVNGSTSGNMIMLFSSFNEGDKVLVERNCHSSIFNGIIMRKLNPVYLKNIISTRLNAPVCINLEHFLKVLDENKDAKGIIITYPNYYGICSNLEFIIEKAREYNMKILVDCAHGAHFGVHKSLPKSAVKMGADMVVTSAHKTLPSLTQTAYLHINNKEDLDKVDFYSKVFLSTSPSYIALCSMDYARFYLEKYGYRDYEKLIEISQYYRDKINLIKGFNIIEKKDILVYDENLPSNVWNMDSTRYIINLKKGNSANLLLDYLRKSKIQAEMSDNFNVILIFSPFNKKEEFEILYRALKNCNLKNFIYKKIDMMEYEVPKMEVLPYEVINSEKEIINVESSLGRIAAVNVTPYPPGVPLLLMGEIIDRNILKIIKYYVKSGLDIVGIKDNKISVVK, translated from the coding sequence TTGTCAGAATTACCGCTTTTAGAAGGAGTTTTAAAATACATCGAAGAAAATAATATATCATTTTGTATGCCTGGACATAAAAATGGCAGGGGATTTTTTAATACTTCAATAGGAAGGAATTTTATAGATAATATTTTAAAGTTTGATATTACAGAAGTAGATGGGGTAGACAATCTTCATAATCCCAAAAGTATAATATTAGATGCTAGTGAGCGTCTTAGAGATTTTTATGGAAGTAAAAAATCTTATTTCCTGGTTAATGGCAGCACCTCAGGAAACATGATAATGCTATTTAGCAGTTTTAATGAGGGAGATAAAGTTTTGGTAGAAAGAAATTGTCATAGTTCTATATTTAATGGGATAATTATGAGAAAGTTAAATCCCGTATATTTAAAAAATATTATAAGTACAAGATTAAATGCTCCTGTTTGTATAAATTTGGAGCATTTTTTAAAAGTCTTAGATGAAAATAAAGATGCAAAAGGAATAATTATTACATATCCTAATTATTATGGCATATGCAGTAATTTAGAATTTATAATAGAAAAAGCTAGAGAATATAATATGAAAATTTTAGTTGATTGTGCTCATGGCGCTCATTTTGGGGTTCATAAAAGTTTACCTAAGAGTGCAGTTAAGATGGGAGCGGACATGGTAGTTACAAGTGCACATAAGACACTGCCAAGTCTCACTCAAACCGCTTATTTACATATTAATAATAAAGAGGATTTAGATAAAGTTGATTTTTATTCTAAAGTATTTTTAAGTACAAGTCCTTCTTATATAGCACTTTGTTCTATGGATTATGCCAGGTTTTATCTTGAGAAATATGGATATAGGGATTATGAAAAACTTATTGAAATAAGCCAATATTACAGGGATAAAATAAATCTTATAAAAGGATTTAATATAATTGAAAAAAAGGATATATTAGTATATGATGAAAATTTACCGTCAAATGTGTGGAATATGGATTCCACCAGATATATTATAAACTTAAAAAAAGGCAATAGTGCAAATTTACTATTGGACTATTTAAGAAAATCAAAAATTCAAGCTGAGATGAGTGATAACTTTAATGTAATATTAATTTTTTCTCCTTTTAATAAAAAAGAAGAATTTGAAATATTGTATAGAGCATTAAAAAATTGTAATTTAAAAAACTTTATATATAAAAAAATAGATATGATGGAGTATGAAGTACCTAAAATGGAAGTATTGCCTTATGAAGTTATAAATTCAGAAAAGGAGATAATAAATGTAGAAAGTTCATTGGGAAGAATAGCAGCAGTTAATGTAACACCCTATCCTCCAGGAGTACCTTTATTATTGATGGGGGAGATAATAGATAGAAATATTTTAAAAATTATAAAGTACTATGTGAAATCTGGATTGGATATAGTAGGCATAAAAGATAATAAGATTTCAGTTGTAAAATAA
- a CDS encoding sigma factor G inhibitor Gin, with the protein MKKKYCIICGKPLSNGIIIYGRGICINCEKRLLKLENNVDFYEYYKQRIKKTIVRFIIKGEIIHCQNYRF; encoded by the coding sequence ATGAAAAAAAAGTATTGTATAATATGTGGAAAGCCTTTAAGTAATGGTATAATAATATATGGTAGAGGAATATGTATAAATTGTGAAAAGAGATTATTAAAGTTAGAAAATAATGTGGATTTTTATGAGTATTATAAACAGAGAATAAAAAAAACTATAGTACGTTTTATTATAAAAGGAGAGATAATCCATTGTCAGAATTACCGCTTTTAG